One segment of Ipomoea triloba cultivar NCNSP0323 chromosome 12, ASM357664v1 DNA contains the following:
- the LOC115998724 gene encoding sorting nexin 2B-like, protein MMGYENQGFEEAHLYASKEEMESLVLDDDPDGSSNGRKPFSDPLSASSLPFAEIATDDDPLHPRPSQSQNPNSFNSILEPPSYADAIFRSFDADHTLPEVNGHDQSGASPSSSSSTPMSEYLHITVSDPQKEQELTNSLVPGGSTYVTYLITTRTNLPHFSGTEFSIRRRFRDVVTLSDRLSEAYRGFFIPVRPDKSVVESQVMQKHEFVEQRRAALEKYLQRLAAHPVIRTSEELRLFLEVQGKLPLVRTTDAASRMLGGQ, encoded by the coding sequence ATGATGGGGTATGAGAATCAGGGCTTCGAGGAGGCCCATCTATATGCATCGAAGGAAGAAATGGAGTCTCTCGTCCTCGACGACGATCCGGATGGCTCCTCCAACGGCCGGAAGCCGTTCTCCGACCCGTTATCAGCTTCATCCTTGCCTTTCGCTGAAATTGCTACCGACGACGATCCCCTGCACCCTCGCCCGAGTCAAAGTCAAAACCCTAACTCCTTCAATTCCATCCTCGAGCCTCCGTCTTATGCTGACGCCATTTTCCGGTCCTTTGACGCCGACCATACTTTGCCGGAAGTTAACGGGCATGACCAGTCCGGCGCATCGCCTTCGTCGTCTTCGTCAACGCCAATGTCCGAGTACCTTCATATCACTGTCTCCGATCCGCAGAAGGAGCAGGAGCTCACGAATTCGCTTGTTCCGGGAGGGAGTACTTACGTTACCTACCTAATTACTACGAGGACGAACTTACCTCACTTCAGCGGAACCGAATTTAGCATCCGAAGGAGATTCAGGGACGTGGTGACATTGTCAGACCGGTTATCAGAAGCGTATCGAGGGTTTTTCATCCCTGTAAGGCCGGATAAGAGTGTGGTAGAGAGTCAGGTGATGCAGAAGCATGAATTTGTGGAGCAGCGGAGAGCGGCGTTGGAGAAGTACTTGCAGAGGCTGGCAGCACATCCAGTGATTCGGACCAGCGAGGAATTGAGACTGTTTTTGGAGGTGCAGGGGAAACTGCCACTGGTGAGAACAACTGATGCAGCATCTAGGATGCTGGGCGGGCAGTGA
- the LOC115998723 gene encoding sorting nexin 2B-like, whose product MMGYENQGFEEAHLYASKEEMESLVLDDDPDGSSNGRKPFSDPLSASSLPFAEIATDDDPLHPRPSQSQNPNSFNSILEPPSYADAIFRSFDADHTLPEVNGHDQSGASPSSSSSTPMSEYLHITVSDPQKEQELTNSLVPGGSTYVTYLITTRTNLPHFSGTEFSIRRRFRDVVTLSDRLSEAYRGFFIPVRPDKSVVESQVMQKHEFVEQRRAALEKYLQRLAAHPVIRTSEELRLFLEVQGKLPLVRTTDAASRMLGGAVNLPRQLLGETGGVGAVDANEVAQPAKGGRDLLRIFKELKQSVTNEWVGVKPAVVEEDKEFLEKKDRLQDFEQQLTNVSQEAETLVKAQQDIGETMGQLGLAFVKLTKFETEEAIFDSQRKRATDMKNVATASVKASRLYRELNAQTVKHLDKLHEYLGMMLAVNNAFSDRSSALLTVQTLLSEVSALNSKIEKLEAASSKIFGGDRSRIRKIEELRETVRVTEDAKNCAVREYERIKENNKNEVERLDKQRHDDFLSMLRGFIVNQAGYAEKIANVWETVADETSRYAKHDS is encoded by the exons ATGATGGGGTATGAGAATCAGGGCTTCGAGGAGGCCCATCTATATGCATCGAAGGAAGAAATGGAGTCTCTCGTCCTCGACGACGATCCGGATGGCTCCTCCAACGGCCGGAAGCCGTTCTCCGACCCGTTATCAGCTTCATCCTTGCCTTTCGCTGAAATTGCTACCGACGACGATCCCCTGCACCCTCGCCCGAGTCAAAGTCAAAACCCTAACTCCTTCAATTCCATCCTCGAGCCTCCGTCTTATGCTGACGCCATTTTCCGGTCCTTTGACGCCGACCATACTTTGCCGGAAGTTAACGGGCATGACCAGTCCGGCGCATCGCCTTCGTCGTCTTCGTCAACGCCAATGTCCGAGTACCTTCATATCACTGTCTCCGATCCGCAGAAGGAGCAGGAGCTCACGAATTCGCTTGTTCCGGGAGGGAGTACTTACGTTACCTACCTAATTACTACGAGGACGAACTTACCTCACTTCAGCGGAACCGAATTTAGCATCCGAAGGAGATTCAGGGACGTGGTGACATTGTCAGACCGGTTATCAGAAGCGTATCGAGGGTTTTTCATCCCTGTAAGGCCGGATAAGAGTGTGGTAGAGAGTCAGGTGATGCAGAAGCATGAATTTGTGGAGCAGCGGAGAGCGGCGTTGGAGAAGTACTTGCAGAGGCTGGCAGCACATCCAGTGATTCGGACCAGCGAGGAATTGAGACTGTTTTTGGAGGTGCAGGGGAAACTGCCACTGGTGAGAACAACTGATGCAGCATCTAGGATGCTGGGCGGGGCAGTGAATCTGCCCCGGCAACTCTTGGGGGAGACAGGAGGAGTTGGAGCAGTGGATGCGAATGAGGTGGCACAGCCTGCCAAGGGAGGGAGAGACCTCTTGCGGATTTTTAAGGAGTTGAAACAATCAGTGACTAATGAATGGGTCGGGGTGAAGCCGGCTGTAGTGGAGGAGGATAAGGAGTTCTTGGAAAAGAAAGACAGGTTGCAGGATTTCGAACAGCAGCTCACGAATGTGTCTCAGGAG GCAGAAACACTTGTGAAAGCTCAGCAAGACATTGGAGAAACAATGGGGCAACTGGGCCTAGCTTTTGTTAAATTAACTAAGTTTGAGACGGAGGAAGCCATTTTTGACTCTCAAAGAAAAAGAGCTACGGACATGAAAAATGTGGCAACTGCTTCTGTTAAAGCAAGCAGATTGTATAGAGAATTAAATGCCCAGACGGTTAAACATTTG GATAAGCTCCATGAATACCTTGGTATGATGTTGGCTGTCAACAATGCATTCTCAGATCGCTCTAGTGCTTTATTGACAGTACAAACACTGTTGTCAGAGGTTTCGGCATTAAATTCCAAGATTGAAAAACTTGAAGCTGCTTCTTCTAAGATATTTGGTGGGGACAGGTCTAGAATTCGGAAAATTGAAGAGCTGAGAGAAACTGTTAGAGTCACTGAGGATGCCAAGAATTGTGCTGTCAGAGAATATGAGCGGATCAAG GAAAACAATAAGAATGAGGTAGAGAGATTAGACAAGCAGAGGCACGATGATTTCTTGAGCATGTTGAGAGGATTTATTGTTAATCAG GCAGGATATGCGGAGAAGATTGCTAATGTATGGGAAACGGTTGCAGATGAAACAAGCAGATATGCTAAACATGATAGCTGA
- the LOC116000243 gene encoding uncharacterized protein LOC116000243 isoform X1 yields MESAAVFRSFHHSVGTTSPLKSVLEMPSLVSMKNASFSYQCSLPFGNKLISSVNKNRRLVASCAKVSETNVSAISNGTILTDSDQKKPAEKNPPFKATFPDGFEALITEVCDETEVAELKLKVGDFEMHLKRSIEVPVAQAPVISHTPPPPPTPSKPVVESSPVPPPTPSKNTNPFINVSADKSAKLAALEASGSSAYVLVSSPTVGTFRRSRTLKGKKLPPACKEGDVIKEGQTVGFLDQFSTEFPVKSDVDGEVLKILYNDGDAVGYGDPLMAVLPSFHDINIH; encoded by the exons ATTCTGTTGGTACCACTTCTCCTCTGAAGTCAGTCTTGGAAATGCCTAGCTTGgtttccatgaaaaatgcttCCTTCTCATATCAGTGTAGCTTGCCATTTGGTAATAAGCTCATTTCTTCAGTCAACAAGAATAGAAGACTAGTAGCATCATGTGCAAAGGTCTCTGAAACTAATGTATCAGCAATATCCAATG GAACTATTCTGACAGATAGTGACCAAAAAAAGCCAGCTGAGAAGAATCCACCATTTAAAGCAACATTTCCTGATGGTTTTGAG GCACTGATCACAGAAGTGTGCGATGAAACAGAAGTTGCTGAGTTGAAACTTAAA GTTGGGGATTTTGAAATGCACCTGAAGCGGAGTATTGAAGTTCCAGTAGCACAAGCACCAGTTATTTCTCatacaccaccaccaccacctacTCCTAGTAAACCAGTGGTTGAATCATCACCTGTTCCTCCTCCAACACCCTCCAAAAATACAAACCCATTTATAAATGTCTCCGCAGACAAGTCAGCAAAGTTAGCAGCACTTGAGGCTTCTGGATCTAGTGCTTATGTCCTAGTATCATCTCCAACT GTTGGTACATTTCGACGGTCTAGAACTTTGAAGGGAAAGAAACTACCACCAGCATGTAAGGAG GGTGATGTTATAAAAGAAGGGCAAACAGTAGGCTTTTTGGATCAGTTCAGTACAGAATTTCCAGTCAAA TCAGATGTGGATGGAGAAGTCTTGAAGATCCTCTATAATGATGGGG ATGCTGTTGGTTATGGTGATCCACTCATGGCTGTTTTGCCGTCATTTCATGACATCAACATCCACTGA
- the LOC116000243 gene encoding uncharacterized protein LOC116000243 isoform X2: protein MESAAVFRSFHHSVGTTSPLKSVLEMPSLVSMKNASFSYQCSLPFGNKLISSVNKNRRLVASCAKVSETNVSAISNDSDQKKPAEKNPPFKATFPDGFEALITEVCDETEVAELKLKVGDFEMHLKRSIEVPVAQAPVISHTPPPPPTPSKPVVESSPVPPPTPSKNTNPFINVSADKSAKLAALEASGSSAYVLVSSPTVGTFRRSRTLKGKKLPPACKEGDVIKEGQTVGFLDQFSTEFPVKSDVDGEVLKILYNDGDAVGYGDPLMAVLPSFHDINIH from the exons ATTCTGTTGGTACCACTTCTCCTCTGAAGTCAGTCTTGGAAATGCCTAGCTTGgtttccatgaaaaatgcttCCTTCTCATATCAGTGTAGCTTGCCATTTGGTAATAAGCTCATTTCTTCAGTCAACAAGAATAGAAGACTAGTAGCATCATGTGCAAAGGTCTCTGAAACTAATGTATCAGCAATATCCAATG ATAGTGACCAAAAAAAGCCAGCTGAGAAGAATCCACCATTTAAAGCAACATTTCCTGATGGTTTTGAG GCACTGATCACAGAAGTGTGCGATGAAACAGAAGTTGCTGAGTTGAAACTTAAA GTTGGGGATTTTGAAATGCACCTGAAGCGGAGTATTGAAGTTCCAGTAGCACAAGCACCAGTTATTTCTCatacaccaccaccaccacctacTCCTAGTAAACCAGTGGTTGAATCATCACCTGTTCCTCCTCCAACACCCTCCAAAAATACAAACCCATTTATAAATGTCTCCGCAGACAAGTCAGCAAAGTTAGCAGCACTTGAGGCTTCTGGATCTAGTGCTTATGTCCTAGTATCATCTCCAACT GTTGGTACATTTCGACGGTCTAGAACTTTGAAGGGAAAGAAACTACCACCAGCATGTAAGGAG GGTGATGTTATAAAAGAAGGGCAAACAGTAGGCTTTTTGGATCAGTTCAGTACAGAATTTCCAGTCAAA TCAGATGTGGATGGAGAAGTCTTGAAGATCCTCTATAATGATGGGG ATGCTGTTGGTTATGGTGATCCACTCATGGCTGTTTTGCCGTCATTTCATGACATCAACATCCACTGA